A genome region from endosymbiont of Acanthamoeba sp. UWC8 includes the following:
- a CDS encoding mannose-1-phosphate guanylyltransferase/mannose-6-phosphate isomerase, whose translation MNNNIKIYPIILCGGVGSRLWPLSRKSYPKQFLNLFNDRSLLQEAALRVNNSDVFTSCVFLGNIDYKFLIKNQIDRINIKDYKLILEPYSKNTAPAAGIAALKLVESDSEAVMLIMPSDHYIGNNSAYLQAIKKAYCHALNGKIITFGIVPNSPHTGYGYMREGNPIAEDDNIFFVKEFVEKPDEEKAREYIASNKYSWNSGMFMVKAKTYLKELSKYRLDIYNACINTLRHSKVTDNEVILDAEKFLHCPAESIDYAVMESTNLGCVVKADMDWDDIGSWDNVWDINSKDESGNVCKGEVIIKECRDSYFFTQDKKLITAIGLKDIIIIQTGNATLVLPKSRAQDVKKLVSQIEAGNREIATHDTKVAKPWGSYEVYADKPDFKIKKIIISPGNKISLQSHSYRAEHWIVIKGMATVTRGKEKFDLQENESTFIRPKEVHRLENKQNTDLHIIEVQTGSYFGEDDIIRYDKLHHLKV comes from the coding sequence ATGAATAATAATATAAAAATATATCCTATCATACTTTGTGGCGGTGTGGGTTCCAGGTTATGGCCTCTTTCAAGGAAATCATACCCTAAACAGTTTTTAAACTTATTTAATGACCGAAGCTTGTTACAAGAAGCTGCGCTGAGAGTTAATAATTCAGATGTTTTCACTTCATGTGTTTTTCTAGGCAATATTGATTATAAATTTTTAATTAAAAACCAAATAGATCGGATTAACATAAAAGATTACAAACTAATCTTAGAACCGTATAGTAAAAATACCGCCCCGGCTGCTGGAATAGCTGCTTTGAAATTAGTGGAATCCGATTCTGAAGCTGTAATGCTTATTATGCCGTCCGATCACTATATCGGCAATAACTCGGCTTATCTGCAAGCTATCAAAAAAGCATATTGCCATGCTTTAAACGGAAAAATTATTACGTTCGGTATTGTTCCGAACAGCCCGCATACAGGTTATGGTTATATGCGCGAAGGGAACCCGATTGCAGAAGATGATAATATATTTTTCGTTAAAGAATTTGTAGAGAAACCGGACGAAGAAAAAGCTAGAGAATATATTGCCTCAAATAAATACAGCTGGAATAGCGGTATGTTTATGGTAAAAGCTAAAACTTATTTGAAGGAATTAAGTAAATACAGGCTTGATATCTATAATGCATGTATTAATACACTGAGGCATTCTAAAGTAACGGATAATGAAGTAATTTTAGACGCAGAAAAATTTCTTCATTGCCCTGCTGAATCCATTGATTATGCCGTTATGGAAAGCACTAACTTGGGTTGCGTGGTAAAAGCGGATATGGATTGGGATGATATAGGATCGTGGGATAATGTATGGGATATCAACTCCAAGGATGAAAGCGGGAATGTTTGTAAAGGAGAAGTGATTATAAAAGAATGCCGGGATTCTTATTTCTTTACGCAAGATAAGAAGTTAATAACCGCTATAGGGCTAAAAGATATAATTATTATACAAACGGGTAATGCAACTTTGGTTTTACCGAAATCCCGCGCACAAGACGTAAAAAAGCTGGTAAGTCAAATAGAGGCGGGTAATCGGGAAATAGCCACACATGATACTAAGGTTGCCAAGCCTTGGGGTAGTTATGAAGTATATGCTGATAAACCTGATTTTAAAATAAAGAAGATAATTATATCTCCGGGCAATAAAATATCATTACAAAGCCACAGCTATAGAGCTGAACACTGGATAGTGATAAAAGGCATGGCTACTGTTACCAGAGGTAAGGAAAAATTCGACTTACAAGAAAATGAATCTACTTTTATACGCCCTAAAGAAGTACATAGGTTGGAAAATAAACAAAATACGGATCTACATATCATTGAAGTACAAACAGGCAGCTATTTTGGGGAGGATGATATTATAAGGTATGATAAATTGCACCATTTAAAAGTCTAA